In Xenopus laevis strain J_2021 chromosome 2S, Xenopus_laevis_v10.1, whole genome shotgun sequence, a genomic segment contains:
- the naca.S gene encoding nascent polypeptide-associated complex subunit alpha isoform X9, producing MPGEATETVPAAEQELHQPQVESAPSPSAPAEGAVVAEAKTATPNAKVASEASQTDAAKAEAAGDSSDSKQGVIKKRSSEPAKPGKVKAKASETSPKSVAAKGKSSVHRPKSGEGKVSRTKSEEMIAAEPSPKPAEAKASEPSPKPAEAKASEPSPTPAEAKASEPSPTPAAAKASEPSPKHSVAKASEPSPKPAVAKASEPSPKPAVAKASEPSPKPAAAKASEPSPKPTKAKASEPSPKPAEASEPSPKPAEASEPSPKPAEASEPSPKPAEASEPSPKPAEASEPSPKPAEASEPSPKPAEASEPSPKPAEASEPSPKPSEPSPKPAEAKASEPSPKPAQAKASKPAAAKASEPGPKPAEAKASEPGPKPAEAKASEPGPKPAAAKASEPKPAAAKASEPGPKPAAAKASEPGPKPAEAKASEPGPKPAEAKASEPSPKPAAAKASEPSPKPSEPSPRPAEASEPSPKPAEAKASEPSPKPAQAKASKPAAAKASEPGPKPAEAKASEPGPKPAEAKASEPGPKPAAAKASEPKPAAAKASEPGPKPAEAKASEPGPKPAEAKASEPSPKPAEVKVKSSKTVSKRGEKKEKTAEPSPKPSTAPSTTDRTSQGAAPDSISSDTVAAHSLPVADVQSPANKTEGISPQPAAELGVQSPAKVLTPSPPLPTPEPVSSAQTDSVSSPLVPKTSAPLPLTVEEEELPPLIPPEAPAQEPDFHPVMVDFGSPKVVPSPPVKEAVLKNDKGSGTESDSDDSPPELEQDTQTTTQQAQLAAAAEIDEEPVSKAKQSRSEKKARKAMSKLGLRQVTGVTRVTIRKSKNILFVITKPDVYKSPASDTYIVFGEAKIEDLSQQAQLAAAEKFKVQGETVSNIQENTQTPTVQEESEEEEVDEAGVEVKDIELVMSQANVSRAKAVRALKNNSNDIVNAIMELTM from the exons ATGCCCGGTGAAGCCACAGAAACTGTCCCAGCTGCAGAGCAAGAACTGCACCAGCCCCAGGTTGAGAGTG CTCCGTCTCCCTCTGCACCTGCAGAAGGGGCAGTGGTAGCTGAGGCGAAAACTGCCACCCCGAATGCCAAGGTGGCAAGTGAGGCTTCTCAGACAGATGCGGCAAAGGCTGAAGCCGCTGGGGATTCATCGG ACTCCAAACAAGGAGTCATAAAAAAGAGATCTTCAGAGCCTGCTAAACCTGGAAAGGTAAAAGCAAAAGCTTCAGAGACTAGCCCCAAGTCGGTAGCAGCAAAAGGAAAATCTTCAGTGCATAGGCCCAAATCTGGAGAGGGAAAAGTGTCCAGAACCAAGTCGGAAGAGATGATAGCTGCCGAGCCCAGCCCCAAGCCCGCAGAGGCCAAGGCTTCCGAGCCCAGCCCCAAGCCCGCAGAGGCCAAGGCTTCCGAGCCCAGCCCCACGCCCGCAGAGGCCAAGGCTTCCGAGCCCAGCCCCACGCCTGCAGCGGCCAAGGCCTCCGAGCCCAGCCCCAAGCACTCAGTGGCCAAAGCATCCGAGCCCAGCCCCAAGCCCGCAGTGGCCAAGGCCTCCGAGCCCAGCCCCAAGCCCGCAGTGGCCAAGGCCTCCGAGCCCAGCCCCAAGCCCGCAGCGGCCAAGGCCTCAGAGCCCAGCCCCAAGCCCACTAAGGCCAAGGCCTCCGAGCCCAGCCCCAAGCCCGCAGAGGCCTCCGAGCCCAGCCCCAAGCCCGCAGAGGCCTCCGAGCCCAGCCCCAAGCCCGCAGAGGCCTCCGAGCCCAGCCCCAAGCCCGCAGAGGCCTCCGAGCCCAGCCCCAAGCCCGCAGAGGCCTCCGAGCCCAGCCCCAAGCCCGCAGAGGCCTCCGAGCCCAGCCCCAAGCCCGCAGAGGCCTCCGAGCCCAGCCCCAAGCCCGCAGAGGCCTCCGAGCCCAGCCCCAAGCCCTCAGAGCCCAGCCCCAAGCCCGCAGAGGCCAAGGCCTCCGAACCCAGCCCCAAGCCCGCACAGGCCAAGGCCTCCAAGCCCGCAGCGGCCAAGGCCTCCGAGCCCGGCCCCAAGCCCGCAGAGGCCAAGGCCTCCGAGCCAGGCCCCAAGCCCGCAGAGGCCAAGGCCTCCGAGCCCGGCCCCAAGCCCGCAGCGGCCAAGGCCTCCGAGCCCAAGCCCGCAGCGGCCAAGGCCTCCGAGCCCGGCCCCAAGCCCGCAGCGGCCAAGGCCTCCGAGCCCGGCCCCAAGCCCGCAGAGGCCAAGGCCTCCGAGCCCGGCCCCAAGCCCGCAGAGGCCAAGGCCTCCGAGCCCAGCCCCAAGCCCGCAGCGGCCAAGGCCTCCGAGCCCAGCCCCAAGCCCTCAGAGCCCAGCCCCAGGCCCGCAGAGGCCTCAGAGCCCAGCCCCAAGCCCGCAGAGGCCAAGGCCTCCGAACCCAGCCCCAAGCCCGCACAGGCCAAGGCCTCCAAGCCCGCAGCGGCCAAGGCCTCTGAGCCCGGCCCCAAGCCCGCAGAGGCCAAGGCCTCTGAGCCCGGCCCCAAGCCCGCAGAGGCCAAGGCCTCTGAGCCCGGCCCCAAGCCCGCAGCGGCCAAGGCCTCCGAGCCCAAGCCCGCAGCGGCCAAGGCCTCCGAGCCCGGCCCCAAGCCCGCAGAGGCCAAGGCCTCCGAGCCCGGCCCCAAGCCCGCAGAG GCCAAGGCCTCTGAGCCCAGCCCCAAGCCTGCAGAAGTAAAAGTGAAATCTTCAAAGACTGTCTCCAAACgtggagaaaagaaagagaaaactgCAGAGCCTAGCCCCAAACCAAGCACTGCTCCATCTACAACTGACAGAACTTCCCAAGGAGCAG CTCCAGACTCCATTTCATCTGATACTGTAGCAGCACATAGTCTTCCTGTTGCTGATGTTCAGAGCCCAG CAAATAAAACAGAGGGTATCTCCCCTCAGCCTGCTGCTGAGCTAGGTGTCCAAAGCCCTGCAAAAGTGCTAACTCCTTCCCCACCTTTACCAACTCCAGAGCCTGTTTCTTCTGCTCAGACTGATTCTGTTTCCTCACCCCTTGTCCCCAAAACATCTGCCCCATTGCCTCTTACTGTGGAAGAGGAGGAACTGCCCCCTTTGATTCCCCCAGAAGCTCCAGCTCAAGAACCCGACTTTCACCCTGTCATGGTGGATTTTGGGTCTCCTAAAGTGGTGCCAAGCCCACCAGTCAAGGAGGCTGTGTTGAAGAATGATAAGG GGTCTGGAACAGAGTCCGACAGTGATGACTCTCCCCCTGAGCTGGAACAGGACACACAAACCACCACACAACAGGCACAG CTTGCAGCCGCTGCAGAAATAGATGAAGAGCCAGTAAGCAAAGCTAAACAGAGCAGGAGtgaaaagaaagcaagaaag GCTATGTCTAAGTTGGGGCTTCGGCAGGTCACTGGAGTCACAAGAGTCACTAtcagaaaatccaaaaacattcttTTTGTCATCACAAAACCCGATGTATACAAGAGCCCGGCATCTGACACTTACATTGTCTTTGGAGAAGCTAAG ATTGAAGATCTTTCCCAACAAGCCCAGTTAGCAGCCGCTGAAAAGTTCAAGGTACAAGGAGAGACAGTCTCAAATATCCAAGAAAATACACAGACTCCCACAGTACAGGAGGAGAGCGAAGAAGAAGAG GTTGACGAGGCCGGTGTAGAAGTGAAGGACATTGAGCTGGTTATGTCACAGGCGAATGTGTCCAGAGCGAAGGCTGTTCGTGCACTTAAGAATAACAGTAACGACATAGTAAATGCAATTATG GAGTTGACGATGTGA
- the naca.S gene encoding nascent polypeptide-associated complex subunit alpha isoform X8, whose amino-acid sequence MPGEATETVPAAEQELHQPQVESAPSPSAPAEGAVVAEAKTATPNAKVASEASQTDAAKAEAAGDSSDSKQGVIKKRSSEPAKPGKVKAKASETSPKSVAAKGKSSVHRPKSGEGKVSRTKSEEMIAAEPSPKPAEAKASEPSPKPAEAKASEPSPTPAEAKASEPSPTPAAAKASEPSPKHSVAKASEPSPKPAVAKASEPSPKPAVAKASEPSPKPAAAKASEPSPKPTKAKASEPSPKPAEASEPSPKPAEASEPSPKPAEASEPSPKPAEASEPSPKPAEASEPSPKPAEASEPSPKPAEASEPSPKPAEASEPSPKPSEPSPKPAEAKASEPSPKPAQAKASKPAAAKASEPGPKPAEAKASEPGPKPAEAKASEPGPKPAAAKASEPKPAAAKASEPGPKPAAAKASEPGPKPAEAKASEPGPKPAEAKASEPSPKPAAAKASEPSPKPSEPSPRPAEASEPSPKPAEAKASEPSPKPAQAKASKPAAAKASEPGPKPAEAKASEPGPKPAAAKASEPGPKPAEAKASEPGPKPAEAKASEPSPKPAAAKASEPSPKPSEPSPKPAEASEPSPKPAEAKASEPSPKPAQAKASKPAAAKASEPGPKPAEAKASEPGPKPAEAKASETSPKPVEAKASEPSPKPAEVKVKSSKTVSKRGEKKEKTAEPSPKPSTAPSTTDRTSQGAAPDSISSDTVAAHSLPVADVQSPANKTEGISPQPAAELGVQSPAKVLTPSPPLPTPEPVSSAQTDSVSSPLVPKTSAPLPLTVEEEELPPLIPPEAPAQEPDFHPVMVDFGSPKVVPSPPVKEAVLKNDKGSGTESDSDDSPPELEQDTQTTTQQAQLAAAAEIDEEPVSKAKQSRSEKKARKAMSKLGLRQVTGVTRVTIRKSKNILFVITKPDVYKSPASDTYIVFGEAKIEDLSQQAQLAAAEKFKVQGETVSNIQENTQTPTVQEESEEEEVDEAGVEVKDIELVMSQANVSRAKAVRALKNNSNDIVNAIMELTM is encoded by the exons ATGCCCGGTGAAGCCACAGAAACTGTCCCAGCTGCAGAGCAAGAACTGCACCAGCCCCAGGTTGAGAGTG CTCCGTCTCCCTCTGCACCTGCAGAAGGGGCAGTGGTAGCTGAGGCGAAAACTGCCACCCCGAATGCCAAGGTGGCAAGTGAGGCTTCTCAGACAGATGCGGCAAAGGCTGAAGCCGCTGGGGATTCATCGG ACTCCAAACAAGGAGTCATAAAAAAGAGATCTTCAGAGCCTGCTAAACCTGGAAAGGTAAAAGCAAAAGCTTCAGAGACTAGCCCCAAGTCGGTAGCAGCAAAAGGAAAATCTTCAGTGCATAGGCCCAAATCTGGAGAGGGAAAAGTGTCCAGAACCAAGTCGGAAGAGATGATAGCTGCCGAGCCCAGCCCCAAGCCCGCAGAGGCCAAGGCTTCCGAGCCCAGCCCCAAGCCCGCAGAGGCCAAGGCTTCCGAGCCCAGCCCCACGCCCGCAGAGGCCAAGGCTTCCGAGCCCAGCCCCACGCCTGCAGCGGCCAAGGCCTCCGAGCCCAGCCCCAAGCACTCAGTGGCCAAAGCATCCGAGCCCAGCCCCAAGCCCGCAGTGGCCAAGGCCTCCGAGCCCAGCCCCAAGCCCGCAGTGGCCAAGGCCTCCGAGCCCAGCCCCAAGCCCGCAGCGGCCAAGGCCTCAGAGCCCAGCCCCAAGCCCACTAAGGCCAAGGCCTCCGAGCCCAGCCCCAAGCCCGCAGAGGCCTCCGAGCCCAGCCCCAAGCCCGCAGAGGCCTCCGAGCCCAGCCCCAAGCCCGCAGAGGCCTCCGAGCCCAGCCCCAAGCCCGCAGAGGCCTCCGAGCCCAGCCCCAAGCCCGCAGAGGCCTCCGAGCCCAGCCCCAAGCCCGCAGAGGCCTCCGAGCCCAGCCCCAAGCCCGCAGAGGCCTCCGAGCCCAGCCCCAAGCCCGCAGAGGCCTCCGAGCCCAGCCCCAAGCCCTCAGAGCCCAGCCCCAAGCCCGCAGAGGCCAAGGCCTCCGAACCCAGCCCCAAGCCCGCACAGGCCAAGGCCTCCAAGCCCGCAGCGGCCAAGGCCTCCGAGCCCGGCCCCAAGCCCGCAGAGGCCAAGGCCTCCGAGCCAGGCCCCAAGCCCGCAGAGGCCAAGGCCTCCGAGCCCGGCCCCAAGCCCGCAGCGGCCAAGGCCTCCGAGCCCAAGCCCGCAGCGGCCAAGGCCTCCGAGCCCGGCCCCAAGCCCGCAGCGGCCAAGGCCTCCGAGCCCGGCCCCAAGCCCGCAGAGGCCAAGGCCTCCGAGCCCGGCCCCAAGCCCGCAGAGGCCAAGGCCTCCGAGCCCAGCCCCAAGCCCGCAGCGGCCAAGGCCTCCGAGCCCAGCCCCAAGCCCTCAGAGCCCAGCCCCAGGCCCGCAGAGGCCTCAGAGCCCAGCCCCAAGCCCGCAGAGGCCAAGGCCTCCGAACCCAGCCCCAAGCCCGCACAGGCCAAGGCCTCCAAGCCCGCAGCG GCCAAGGCCTCTGAGCCCGGCCCCAAGCCCGCAGAGGCCAAGGCCTCTGAGCCCGGCCCCAAGCCCGCAGCGGCCAAG GCCTCCGAGCCCGGCCCCAAGCCCGCAGAGGCCAAGGCCTCCGAGCCCGGCCCCAAGCCCGCAGAGGCCAAGGCCTCCGAGCCCAGCCCCAAGCCCGCAGCGGCCAAGGCCTCCGAGCCCAGCCCCAAGCCCTCAGAGCCCAGCCCCAAGCCCGCAGAGGCCTCAGAGCCCAGCCCCAAGCCCGCAGAGGCCAAGGCCTCCGAACCCAGCCCCAAGCCCGCACAGGCCAAGGCCTCCAAGCCCGCAGCGGCCAAGGCCTCTGAGCCCGGCCCCAAGCCCGCAGAGGCCAAGGCCTCTGAGCCCGGCCCCAAGCCCGCAGAGGCCAAGGCCTCCGAGACCAGCCCCAAGCCCGTAGAGGCCAAGGCCTCTGAGCCCAGCCCCAAGCCTGCAGAAGTAAAAGTGAAATCTTCAAAGACTGTCTCCAAACgtggagaaaagaaagagaaaactgCAGAGCCTAGCCCCAAACCAAGCACTGCTCCATCTACAACTGACAGAACTTCCCAAGGAGCAG CTCCAGACTCCATTTCATCTGATACTGTAGCAGCACATAGTCTTCCTGTTGCTGATGTTCAGAGCCCAG CAAATAAAACAGAGGGTATCTCCCCTCAGCCTGCTGCTGAGCTAGGTGTCCAAAGCCCTGCAAAAGTGCTAACTCCTTCCCCACCTTTACCAACTCCAGAGCCTGTTTCTTCTGCTCAGACTGATTCTGTTTCCTCACCCCTTGTCCCCAAAACATCTGCCCCATTGCCTCTTACTGTGGAAGAGGAGGAACTGCCCCCTTTGATTCCCCCAGAAGCTCCAGCTCAAGAACCCGACTTTCACCCTGTCATGGTGGATTTTGGGTCTCCTAAAGTGGTGCCAAGCCCACCAGTCAAGGAGGCTGTGTTGAAGAATGATAAGG GGTCTGGAACAGAGTCCGACAGTGATGACTCTCCCCCTGAGCTGGAACAGGACACACAAACCACCACACAACAGGCACAG CTTGCAGCCGCTGCAGAAATAGATGAAGAGCCAGTAAGCAAAGCTAAACAGAGCAGGAGtgaaaagaaagcaagaaag GCTATGTCTAAGTTGGGGCTTCGGCAGGTCACTGGAGTCACAAGAGTCACTAtcagaaaatccaaaaacattcttTTTGTCATCACAAAACCCGATGTATACAAGAGCCCGGCATCTGACACTTACATTGTCTTTGGAGAAGCTAAG ATTGAAGATCTTTCCCAACAAGCCCAGTTAGCAGCCGCTGAAAAGTTCAAGGTACAAGGAGAGACAGTCTCAAATATCCAAGAAAATACACAGACTCCCACAGTACAGGAGGAGAGCGAAGAAGAAGAG GTTGACGAGGCCGGTGTAGAAGTGAAGGACATTGAGCTGGTTATGTCACAGGCGAATGTGTCCAGAGCGAAGGCTGTTCGTGCACTTAAGAATAACAGTAACGACATAGTAAATGCAATTATG GAGTTGACGATGTGA
- the naca.S gene encoding nascent polypeptide-associated complex subunit alpha isoform X1 codes for MPGEATETVPAAEQELHQPQVESAPSPSAPAEGAVVAEAKTATPNAKVASEASQTDAAKAEAAGDSSDSKQGVIKKRSSEPAKPGKVKAKASETSPKSVAAKGKSSVHRPKSGEGKVSRTKSEEMIAAEPSPKPAEAKASEPSPKPAEAKASEPSPTPAEAKASEPSPTPAAAKASEPSPKHSVAKASEPSPKPAVAKASEPSPKPAVAKASEPSPKPAAAKASEPSPKPTKAKASEPSPKPAEASEPSPKPAEASEPSPKPAEASEPSPKPAEASEPSPKPAEASEPSPKPAEASEPSPKPAEASEPSPKPAEASEPSPKPSEPSPKPAEAKASEPSPKPAQAKASKPAAAKASEPGPKPAEAKASEPGPKPAEAKASEPGPKPAAAKASEPKPAAAKASEPGPKPAAAKASEPGPKPAEAKASEPGPKPAEAKASEPSPKPAAAKASEPSPKPSEPSPRPAEASEPSPKPAEAKASEPSPKPAQAKASKPAAAKASEPGPKPAEAKASEPGPKPAEAKASEPGPKPAAAKASEPKPAAAKASEPGPKPAEAKASEPGPKPAEAKASEPSPKPAAAKASEPSPKPSEPSPKPAEASEPSPKPAEAKASEPSPKPAQAKASKPAAAKASEPGPKPAEAKASEPGPKPAEAKASETSPKPVEAKASEPSPKPAEVKVKSSKTVSKRGEKKEKTAEPSPKPSTAPSTTDRTSQGAAPDSISSDTVAAHSLPVADVQSPANKTEGISPQPAAELGVQSPAKVLTPSPPLPTPEPVSSAQTDSVSSPLVPKTSAPLPLTVEEEELPPLIPPEAPAQEPDFHPVMVDFGSPKVVPSPPVKEAVLKNDKGSGTESDSDDSPPELEQDTQTTTQQAQLAAAAEIDEEPVSKAKQSRSEKKARKAMSKLGLRQVTGVTRVTIRKSKNILFVITKPDVYKSPASDTYIVFGEAKIEDLSQQAQLAAAEKFKVQGETVSNIQENTQTPTVQEESEEEEVDEAGVEVKDIELVMSQANVSRAKAVRALKNNSNDIVNAIMELTM; via the exons ATGCCCGGTGAAGCCACAGAAACTGTCCCAGCTGCAGAGCAAGAACTGCACCAGCCCCAGGTTGAGAGTG CTCCGTCTCCCTCTGCACCTGCAGAAGGGGCAGTGGTAGCTGAGGCGAAAACTGCCACCCCGAATGCCAAGGTGGCAAGTGAGGCTTCTCAGACAGATGCGGCAAAGGCTGAAGCCGCTGGGGATTCATCGG ACTCCAAACAAGGAGTCATAAAAAAGAGATCTTCAGAGCCTGCTAAACCTGGAAAGGTAAAAGCAAAAGCTTCAGAGACTAGCCCCAAGTCGGTAGCAGCAAAAGGAAAATCTTCAGTGCATAGGCCCAAATCTGGAGAGGGAAAAGTGTCCAGAACCAAGTCGGAAGAGATGATAGCTGCCGAGCCCAGCCCCAAGCCCGCAGAGGCCAAGGCTTCCGAGCCCAGCCCCAAGCCCGCAGAGGCCAAGGCTTCCGAGCCCAGCCCCACGCCCGCAGAGGCCAAGGCTTCCGAGCCCAGCCCCACGCCTGCAGCGGCCAAGGCCTCCGAGCCCAGCCCCAAGCACTCAGTGGCCAAAGCATCCGAGCCCAGCCCCAAGCCCGCAGTGGCCAAGGCCTCCGAGCCCAGCCCCAAGCCCGCAGTGGCCAAGGCCTCCGAGCCCAGCCCCAAGCCCGCAGCGGCCAAGGCCTCAGAGCCCAGCCCCAAGCCCACTAAGGCCAAGGCCTCCGAGCCCAGCCCCAAGCCCGCAGAGGCCTCCGAGCCCAGCCCCAAGCCCGCAGAGGCCTCCGAGCCCAGCCCCAAGCCCGCAGAGGCCTCCGAGCCCAGCCCCAAGCCCGCAGAGGCCTCCGAGCCCAGCCCCAAGCCCGCAGAGGCCTCCGAGCCCAGCCCCAAGCCCGCAGAGGCCTCCGAGCCCAGCCCCAAGCCCGCAGAGGCCTCCGAGCCCAGCCCCAAGCCCGCAGAGGCCTCCGAGCCCAGCCCCAAGCCCTCAGAGCCCAGCCCCAAGCCCGCAGAGGCCAAGGCCTCCGAACCCAGCCCCAAGCCCGCACAGGCCAAGGCCTCCAAGCCCGCAGCGGCCAAGGCCTCCGAGCCCGGCCCCAAGCCCGCAGAGGCCAAGGCCTCCGAGCCAGGCCCCAAGCCCGCAGAGGCCAAGGCCTCCGAGCCCGGCCCCAAGCCCGCAGCGGCCAAGGCCTCCGAGCCCAAGCCCGCAGCGGCCAAGGCCTCCGAGCCCGGCCCCAAGCCCGCAGCGGCCAAGGCCTCCGAGCCCGGCCCCAAGCCCGCAGAGGCCAAGGCCTCCGAGCCCGGCCCCAAGCCCGCAGAGGCCAAGGCCTCCGAGCCCAGCCCCAAGCCCGCAGCGGCCAAGGCCTCCGAGCCCAGCCCCAAGCCCTCAGAGCCCAGCCCCAGGCCCGCAGAGGCCTCAGAGCCCAGCCCCAAGCCCGCAGAGGCCAAGGCCTCCGAACCCAGCCCCAAGCCCGCACAGGCCAAGGCCTCCAAGCCCGCAGCGGCCAAGGCCTCTGAGCCCGGCCCCAAGCCCGCAGAGGCCAAGGCCTCTGAGCCCGGCCCCAAGCCCGCAGAGGCCAAGGCCTCTGAGCCCGGCCCCAAGCCCGCAGCGGCCAAGGCCTCCGAGCCCAAGCCCGCAGCGGCCAAGGCCTCCGAGCCCGGCCCCAAGCCCGCAGAGGCCAAGGCCTCCGAGCCCGGCCCCAAGCCCGCAGAGGCCAAGGCCTCCGAGCCCAGCCCCAAGCCCGCAGCGGCCAAGGCCTCCGAGCCCAGCCCCAAGCCCTCAGAGCCCAGCCCCAAGCCCGCAGAGGCCTCAGAGCCCAGCCCCAAGCCCGCAGAGGCCAAGGCCTCCGAACCCAGCCCCAAGCCCGCACAGGCCAAGGCCTCCAAGCCCGCAGCGGCCAAGGCCTCTGAGCCCGGCCCCAAGCCCGCAGAGGCCAAGGCCTCTGAGCCCGGCCCCAAGCCCGCAGAGGCCAAGGCCTCCGAGACCAGCCCCAAGCCCGTAGAGGCCAAGGCCTCTGAGCCCAGCCCCAAGCCTGCAGAAGTAAAAGTGAAATCTTCAAAGACTGTCTCCAAACgtggagaaaagaaagagaaaactgCAGAGCCTAGCCCCAAACCAAGCACTGCTCCATCTACAACTGACAGAACTTCCCAAGGAGCAG CTCCAGACTCCATTTCATCTGATACTGTAGCAGCACATAGTCTTCCTGTTGCTGATGTTCAGAGCCCAG CAAATAAAACAGAGGGTATCTCCCCTCAGCCTGCTGCTGAGCTAGGTGTCCAAAGCCCTGCAAAAGTGCTAACTCCTTCCCCACCTTTACCAACTCCAGAGCCTGTTTCTTCTGCTCAGACTGATTCTGTTTCCTCACCCCTTGTCCCCAAAACATCTGCCCCATTGCCTCTTACTGTGGAAGAGGAGGAACTGCCCCCTTTGATTCCCCCAGAAGCTCCAGCTCAAGAACCCGACTTTCACCCTGTCATGGTGGATTTTGGGTCTCCTAAAGTGGTGCCAAGCCCACCAGTCAAGGAGGCTGTGTTGAAGAATGATAAGG GGTCTGGAACAGAGTCCGACAGTGATGACTCTCCCCCTGAGCTGGAACAGGACACACAAACCACCACACAACAGGCACAG CTTGCAGCCGCTGCAGAAATAGATGAAGAGCCAGTAAGCAAAGCTAAACAGAGCAGGAGtgaaaagaaagcaagaaag GCTATGTCTAAGTTGGGGCTTCGGCAGGTCACTGGAGTCACAAGAGTCACTAtcagaaaatccaaaaacattcttTTTGTCATCACAAAACCCGATGTATACAAGAGCCCGGCATCTGACACTTACATTGTCTTTGGAGAAGCTAAG ATTGAAGATCTTTCCCAACAAGCCCAGTTAGCAGCCGCTGAAAAGTTCAAGGTACAAGGAGAGACAGTCTCAAATATCCAAGAAAATACACAGACTCCCACAGTACAGGAGGAGAGCGAAGAAGAAGAG GTTGACGAGGCCGGTGTAGAAGTGAAGGACATTGAGCTGGTTATGTCACAGGCGAATGTGTCCAGAGCGAAGGCTGTTCGTGCACTTAAGAATAACAGTAACGACATAGTAAATGCAATTATG GAGTTGACGATGTGA